TTGTTACTTGTAGATCCCTCCGGCACCGGTTCGTGTTGGAGAAGCTGAAGCTCCCCCTTCTTGGGATCCGGTATAAACTCCAAAATGTACTCCATCTTTTACATGGTTTAGTTCTACAATGAGTATGTGACATAATAAATTTACATGCTTTAGTTCTACAATGAGTATCTCATTGCGAGATCGCGTTAGAAAGAGGAGGGAGGATGAAGATGATGACATGATGCCTTATATCTCATGGGTTCTACTAGAGGTTGGGGAGAAAAAAAGAAACGTCATACATCAGAAGAGACAGGCGAGATTAAGGTTTGTCGACTCCTTGAGGGACATGTCAAGAACTGCCAAGTTACATTTAGGATGGAACACCATATCTTCAGAGAGGTGGCGACTTATCTTAGAAGGAGAAGGCTTGTCATTGATACAAAGATCATGGTGGAGGAGAAGTTGGATTTTTTCTTATACATGCTAAGTCACAGCGCCTCATATGAGGATCTCCAAGTATTCTTTGGGCACAGCAACGACACCTTCCACCATCACATCAACCACTTCTTTAAGGTGGTCATTCCCACACTTGCTCGCCGTTTCCTTCAGCCTCCTGATCCTCATCAAGTGCAGCCGAAAATCCATGACAATCCTAGATTCTATCCTTTCTTCAAGAATTGTCTCAGTGCCATTGATGGAACTCACATTCCTATTTCCATATCTTCTGAGAAACATTCTCCTTTTAGAAATCGGAAGGGAACACTAAGCATAAACGTGATGGTGGCATGTGATTTTGATCTCAACATCACTTTTGTTTCTAGTGGATGGGAGGGATCGGCTAGCTACAGATTCCACGGTGCTAAGGTCAGCTATGAGCAAGGGCTTCCAGGTACCTCCAGAAAAATTCTATCTGGTTGATGGAGGGTATGCAAATACTACATCTTTCCTTGCTCCATACAGAGGAGTTTGGTACCATTTGAAAGAATTTGGGGCTGGACATCGAAGACCACAGAACCCAAAGGAGCTTTTCAACCACCGCCACGCACTACTTAGGAACCATGTGGAGAGGGCTTTGGGCGTGCTTAAGAAGTGCTTCCCCATTCTCAAAGTTGCCACATTCCACATGTTGGAAAACCAAGTAAAGATACCTATAGCTGCTGCCATCTTCCACAATCTAATCCGATTACTTCATGGAGATGAGGAATGGTTAGATCATCAGCCGGATAATATCAACCCATCAAACTTTGTTGCTCTACCAAATGGTGATCAAATCAATGACCCAGGAATTGCACAAGGCAATGCTTTAAGAGATACCATCGCCCAAGAAATGTGGGCTCAGTACTAGCAACATTTAAATTAGTCTTTGAATAGGTTGTAATAAGTTAATAGTCTTGTATCATGTAAATTAGTCTTTTCATGGTTGTAATAATTTAATAAGCATGTATTATGAATAAGTTGTTGAATAAGCTTTTTATTTACAAAGCTATGGTTGGAAAAGGCTCCCCAAGGTTCAATATGAGCAGATCACCAAAGCTGCATAGGTACATGCCTACAACAAGTGCTAGTAAAAAGAAGCCTTCTCCTAAATGTAGTGGGGCAAAAAAGAGTGGAGGTTCTCCAAGTGGTATGGTGTTTAATGTTTCTTCATGCTTTCTTGTAAGTTTTCTATTATTGATGCTATGAAATTTCTATTATTGATGCCTGACTATTGTTTtatgtaatgaaataaagagcgGATTGGAATCCAGCCCTAGAGAGGTCCCTTGTTGACATTCTCCATGAGTATAAAGATAGTGGCTATAGAGGTGACAATGGATGGAACTCTGAAGGGTGGAATAAGATGGTCAAGGAGTTCCATCTGAGGAACAAGTATGTTTCCTACACAAAGGCTCAGATTCAAGAGAAAGAAGGTCAGTTGAAGAGAGACCACAAGATGCTCAAAGCGGCAAAGCAACAGAGCGGGTCGAGCTGGAACGAGAAAAGGAATATGGTTGAAGGACCACCAGCTATGTGGACAAATCTCATGGTGGTTAGTTGatttcttgaagttgaattctTTTATCAATGTGGATAACCTCATAGTGATAACCTCGTATTTGatcaatattttctttaattgTACAGACATTCCCTAAAATTAAGAAGTTTAACAACAACAAGGCAACCTTTCCACTCTTTGATGCTTTGGGAGAGCTTTATGATGGTAAGTTTTGCTGCCATAATAGatgccttgtgacctgcttgttGCGATGATCTCATATTTCGTTGTTATTGTGTAGGGCACTTGGCTGAAGGGATTTACAATGTCACTTCTCTTGAGACACCGCAATAGGAAGAACCCCCTGAGCAACTTCAGCATCCTGAAGATGAGCCACAAGGCTTTGATGACAATGTGGTTTATGAGGTAAATGATGAAGGTGGTGATGGCACTGAAAGGAATGCAGAGGGGCTTCAAGAAATGGCTGATACTCTATCACGAGATGAAAAAAATGATGCTCCAGCTATTGAAAGAAGTGGACAACAAAGACCTGCTGCATCAAGAAACAAACAAGAAAAGGAACTAAAGAGACCTAGGAAGAATGAAAACATAGTAGGCATGATGGGGGCATACCTAGAAATGAGGACCAAGCAAGCAGAAGCTGAAGCTGCAGATCGTGCAAAAGAAATGGAGGAAAGAGAAAGGGAGACAAGAGAAAGGGAGGCAAGAGAAAAGGATGCTGCTCAAGCTTCTGATTTCTCGATCAGAAGGTGCATCTCAGTTCTAAACATAATGGAAGTGACGAAAGAAGAAAAGGCAAAAGCATATGCAATCTTCATCAAGAGCAAAGAAAATAGAGAGGCTTTCATATGTGCTTGTGAAGTAGATCAAGAATCAGCCTTGATTTGGCTCAGAAGTGAGATGGCTTAGCAGGTATGTATGATATTGCAGCCCAAACTCTGAAACACTACATTGACTAGCCACCATTGTTCTTGTAAGTCAGAATTGATTGCTGGCACAAGCAAATGTGAAATGTGGTTGATTACTATTCTGTTACATTTCTGCCTAGAAGTGTATATATTGCAGATTTGTTGATTTGGTTTACTTAGGATCTCTTGAACTTTGTGGACCTAATTTAGTTCAGTTCTTTGTGGGACCTAGTTTAATTGATGGTACATTTCTAGAAGCCATAGGTTTGCAACATTGTTTGCCTGTAAGAgattatgaagttgtgtgcagatTAGGCACCAAGGTTGGTGTGTTTAGTGTTATGTGCAGAAAAATGTATACCTTAGATTTTGCTTGTATGCAGAGCAAACCAGGAGAGATGATTTAGAATCTTTCGGTTATGTCCTTATGTACTTCCTTAGGGGTAGGTTAGTTTGTGCCATCCAACTTTTCATCCGGCTGTTGTAATGGTTCCACCTCATAAGTTTCTGTAAATAATTAGAATATTAATACTCTTAGCATATCATTTTTGAAACAATAGTTTCCCTTGTAATGTTCTTACTAATGCAGGATACCAGTTCGATTATGTGTTTGACTGGACCATTTGAAATATCCCCCATTTTCTGTATATCTGGATTTTCTTTGGAGTTGACATGTCACTGTAAGTTCTAGATGATTTCAGATTTACTGATTCAAATGTTCTGTTATCATTTCAGGAAGTGTGCAATGCTTGAGTTTGTATACTGCGCCTTCTCGTCTTTGGCTTCCTAGAAGAAATGTCTTGTGGTTTATTTTAACGTACAAATGAGAGGATGCATACATGTAACATGTGGTTCAAATTTTATTTCTGTCAGTGTAGTTTGGATGTAATTTCTGAATTAGAAACTTTTAATGGATGAGTGGAAACAATTTGGTGCTCATTTGGTGTCAGGACCGAACATTTGTTGGAGCCATGATTGGTCCCCTTTGTACAGCTGACTTCAGTTGTTTTGTTTGTTTTTCTATTGCTATTCATTCTGGGAATCATGCAGATTTTACAGATTGAAATTTGTGTATGGCTGAAGATATTTTGGACTAAAATGACGGGATCCAATCCTTTGCTGCCGAACGCATGATAATTGCTTGCCTAGAATCATTCCTGCTGGATTAATTCCACGCCGGGAATGAGTGAAAGGCCCGGATCCACTGATTCCTGGCCTGGAACCGTTCCTAGCCTGATTCCAATCCTTCGCTGCCGAACGAGGCCTAAAAATCCTAGAAACAAACTAAGGTCTGTCTTGCAAACTAAGGTCTGTCATGAAGTTTCACGAGTTGGAATTCTGGAAGTGTCGTCCAGCAACGACGCCAGGTCATTGCCACAGTCACAAAAAGTTCTCGGTACCGGTACGTGGGAGGATGTACAGGTATGCGGGAGGATCGCGGTACCGGTACGGAGGATCGACAATTTTCGGTACCGGTACGCGGGCGGAGGATTGACAATTTTAAATATGCGGGCGTAAGTAAGGATCGATAATTTTATGTAAGGATTGATAATTTTAATAATTTTAAGGATCGATGGATCGATAATTTTAAGTTTCTGTTCGTAAAGGGATATATTTCTTTAGAAGTTCTGTGTTCTCTGTTCTCCTGTTGTCGGTTAAAACCCACCGATGAGCAGTTCTCCCGTTGTCGGTCAaaatccaccggcgagcagcgacaagcaacacgaggagccgggaggctcccgggactgttggtgtgccccggtccctcggtcaacggcccgagatccggcacacgccctgtcttttgggttgctaggcgtgccacctgaccttgtacctgatcaggaaggtgttatgtaTTAGTTTtatgcatgcacagacacgtgtaaacattagttcgagccgtgatcgtctcatcggatgattcccggtatcggctgtaaagagccaatTGTGCTgggtaccggatcggatctataaataaagcaaatatatcggatggtaatataaattttgctctgtaatcattaagctaatccaatctacaacgattaaagctttcactacgtaatcggaacatcctacacgtaactgagcctaacagatgctgaaggtaacaaaacaacaacctaaacagaggcctaaaaatcAACCAAAAGCCGATTCACAGAACAATCCCTTTTCAAGCTGTTATAAAATACCTAGAaaactgccggaacattcaatccgtttgaagggcctaatcatgcagatattaaactaaacccTCGATTCACGAagattaaccataacagattggatctactaaacgaAAATGAAGCAAGGCACCGCCCTTATACCTGAGACCAAGTACATGGGCAGCCGgacgtttacaggtaacaagcaAAGCACAATTAACGCATGAAAGAGCCGACGCTACCCTGTAAATGCTAAGATAACTGGTGTttctcgccatcaacaacgcttcagaacgagaaacacgaAAAGTAAATAAGTAAGAACGAGGCCACACGGCGCTTAcctgagaaaccctagaacaggggtggcgatgcgccgagagttgttggtgaatgattgattgattcctCTATTGTTTACCGAAGATACATATtcatagtccgtagacttgcctttcctaaccaatcacgacacaaatcttaactatctctatctaaaccgTTTAAACAaacatacctatctagatacacggccaacctTGGCCCAAAACATCTGCAAAGGGTCCGAtccgcaagcccattataactaTCCTTCAAACTCATCTTGCTCtacggcccacctttctggcccgcctaaattatggcgataatacatgccccctggtttcagcAATAATTATTCCAAAACCATTTCCCTTTTAATCGCCTCGTCTCTTCGACTTCCGAAATCCGTACAGGCGCGCCacttcaacttccaggggatgtgactgctctgcatcaggcTCCTTGGAAACTGTTATGGTGCCGATTCACCTTCCACTTCACCTTTATAAACCTACCCCCAACAACTTTTCTTAATTGTCTTCTCCCTTCGGACATTAGTAACCACATCTAGTCCAATTTTTCTTCCTCttgcaatggcttcttcctcttcctctgcctcttcctcttcctctgcctcttccgcCATCTCCTTTGAATCTGAATCCGCCTGAGAGCCTACTCCGGAATATGATCTGATAGCCGCCTACGAGAtccttgcccccctgcattgggatgcgggggaatgggacttccaatcttggtcagaggatgacgagtCCCTGACCAATGGTGAAGATCTCCTGCTACTCCTCTGTgatgagctggaggaagatgacgaagaCGACGCATCTTGGGAAGAAGAGCTCTCCTCTTCGGAAGAAACCGCCAATTCCTCCTCAACCGAGGAGGATTCGGTAACAGGAAACTTCCTCCTTGTCGGATCATCAGAAGATGTCAACAAGGACGATGAAGAAACCGAAGACGATGGCAGCTTCACCACCAGCAGTAGCGGAGATGATGGTAGTGACGAGAACAGCAGCGGCTATGATAGCGACGTCAGCACGGCTCCGCCAACCAAGCGCCGCAAAACCTCCGCGTCTACTGGTGATAAACTGTAGCAccaagccgatagatcggctctaggagcaatcggctcctgtTTTGTACTCACTCCCTTATTGTAAATAAGATCTTCTTTTTAAATGTGATTTCTTTAAAAGTTAATTTGTTAaaagccgatggcaacgcatcggtccccTTCCTCAAAATATACCGACCCGGATTCAAACCAGAACttcaattcatttcattttTCGCCTGAATCCAGACCCTTCTCCAAAATAGATCTCTGAAGATTCCCCAAATCCAGGTTACTTTCCAAAAccccctttgctcataaaccctagccacaaAATTCTCCCCTGAGCCTCAGAATACGCGCTTaatcttgcgccgccaaccctagatccattCCCCGAGTCCTCGACTTCATCAAGGTttccgatggcggagtcttcgaaCACTGACGCgaatgtctttggtctgaaggtaaaactccaaactctgttaatttaatgcagtaatcATTAGATTCCTTGCGCTGTTAAATGACCTTTCTTCAATTACTTTGTCTTTCCTGGGTTtcttcaggcttccgatatcctcttaccgcatccttcttcccctaATTCTTTCTGTCTTAGGCCTCATTcttacgagaagcccatagatctaatttcttgcgaGGCTAATCGAATCCTATTCGTGAGCCAAAAAATAGATCTAGACTCCTGGTCCGATAGCCTTCGTGCTTGGccgaatcctcccgagggctgggtaacttggtataacagagtggCAAACACCTACCAGCCTACATGGGAATCCATAGGGATaaccgatgctctgtctctatctcttttctctctcgaaaaggatgagaaccttctgaagaccatcggctatttttggtccgatgccttaaACTGTTTTCTCTTTGGACATGGTCCAatgactccaacccttctagatataatgatgatcactggtctaGACATCTCATCAACCTGTCCCTTTGCTTATAGACTATCTGAAGTTCCtttcaaactgtcttccaaagcaga
The Panicum hallii strain FIL2 chromosome 6, PHallii_v3.1, whole genome shotgun sequence genome window above contains:
- the LOC112898375 gene encoding uncharacterized protein LOC112898375 — encoded protein: MSKGFQVPPEKFYLVDGGYANTTSFLAPYRGVWYHLKEFGAGHRRPQNPKELFNHRHALLRNHVERALGVLKKCFPILKVATFHMLENQVKIPIAAAIFHNLIRLLHGDEEWLDHQPDNINPSNFVALPNGDQINDPGIAQGNALRDTIAQEMWAQY
- the LOC112898376 gene encoding uncharacterized protein LOC112898376, with product MVKEFHLRNKYVSYTKAQIQEKEGQLKRDHKMLKAAKQQSGSSWNEKRNMVEGPPAMWTNLMTFPKIKKFNNNKATFPLFDALGELYDGHLAEGIYNVTSLETPQ